The following proteins come from a genomic window of Novosphingobium aromaticivorans DSM 12444:
- a CDS encoding HNH endonuclease encodes MLHKALIERAASARPHSGDDAAAHHVLQNDRHLSNCPALVLNADYTPLSYYPLSLWPWQTAIKAVFLERVDIVSTYEREVHSPGFGMKLPSVIALRQYVRPSEYPAFTRFNLFLRDRFQCQYCGSPEHLTFDHIVPRRLGGRTSWENVAAACAPCNLRKGGRTPEQANMRLMNRAIRPTTWQLQERGRAFPPNYLHETWRDWLYWDVELES; translated from the coding sequence GTGCTCCACAAGGCGCTGATCGAGCGGGCGGCTTCGGCCAGGCCCCACAGCGGCGATGACGCCGCCGCCCACCATGTGCTTCAGAACGACCGGCACCTGTCCAATTGCCCGGCGCTGGTGCTGAACGCGGATTACACGCCGCTCAGCTACTATCCGCTCAGCCTCTGGCCGTGGCAGACGGCGATCAAGGCGGTCTTCCTCGAACGCGTTGACATCGTCTCGACTTACGAGCGCGAGGTCCACAGCCCCGGGTTCGGCATGAAGCTGCCCTCGGTCATCGCGCTGCGCCAATACGTCCGGCCGAGCGAGTATCCCGCCTTTACCCGCTTCAACCTGTTCCTGCGTGATCGCTTCCAGTGCCAATATTGCGGCAGCCCCGAACACCTGACTTTCGACCACATCGTGCCGCGCCGGCTTGGCGGGCGCACTTCGTGGGAAAATGTCGCGGCGGCCTGCGCGCCCTGCAACTTGCGCAAGGGTGGGCGCACTCCCGAACAGGCGAACATGCGGCTGATGAACCGCGCGATCCGGCCGACGACTTGGCAGTTGCAGGAACGGGGCCGGGCCTTCCCGCCCAACTACCTGCACGAGACCTGGCGGGACTGGCTCTATTGGGACGTCGAGCTGGAAAGCTAG
- a CDS encoding M20/M25/M40 family metallo-hydrolase: MRKVLATGLAATLMTAGAQAAEAPLRPDQAAFRDLYREMVETDTSITTGSCTLLADRIEARLRGAGFADGQIHRFAVPEFPKEGGIVAILPGTSAKARPILLLGHLDVVVAKREDWTRDPYRLIEEGGYFYGRGVADMKAMDAIWVDMLMRFRKEGRKPRRTIKLALTCGEETSTAFNGAKWLAENRRDLIDAEFALNEGGSGRTDKPLEEGGRVVLQTIHVGEKTPVNYRVEATNPGGHSSMPVRDNAIYELSDALVRLRDYEFPVMLNDTTRAFFAKAGAARGDAMGKAMVAVSADPADKAAVALLDTDRSFHSMLRTTCVATLLDGGHANNALPQRAGANVNCRIFPGVTAEEVRGTLETVVADPRMTVVRTDNRGPDAKAPPLDPKIVGPAEKLVAKYYPGVPMVPMMSTGATDGVFLGAVGIPSYGPPGLFGNPDGNGVHGLNERISVQAVYAGRDLLTELVTAYAF, translated from the coding sequence ATGCGGAAAGTTCTCGCCACCGGCCTTGCGGCCACGCTCATGACCGCTGGGGCACAGGCCGCCGAGGCGCCCCTGCGGCCCGACCAGGCGGCTTTCCGCGACCTCTACCGCGAGATGGTCGAGACCGACACCTCGATCACCACCGGTAGCTGCACCCTGCTTGCCGACAGGATCGAGGCGCGGCTGCGCGGCGCGGGTTTTGCCGATGGCCAGATCCACCGCTTTGCCGTGCCCGAGTTCCCGAAGGAGGGCGGGATCGTGGCGATCCTGCCCGGCACCTCCGCCAAGGCGCGGCCGATCCTGCTGCTCGGCCATCTCGACGTCGTCGTGGCCAAGCGCGAGGACTGGACCCGCGATCCCTACAGGCTGATCGAGGAGGGCGGCTATTTCTACGGTCGCGGCGTCGCCGACATGAAGGCGATGGACGCGATCTGGGTCGACATGCTCATGCGCTTCCGCAAGGAAGGCCGCAAACCTCGCCGCACGATCAAGCTCGCGCTGACCTGCGGCGAGGAAACCAGCACCGCCTTCAACGGCGCGAAATGGCTGGCGGAGAACCGGCGGGACCTGATCGACGCCGAATTCGCGCTCAACGAGGGCGGCAGCGGACGCACCGACAAGCCCCTGGAGGAGGGCGGTCGCGTCGTCCTCCAGACGATCCATGTCGGCGAGAAGACTCCGGTCAACTACCGCGTCGAGGCCACCAACCCGGGCGGCCACAGCTCGATGCCCGTGCGCGACAACGCGATCTATGAGCTTTCCGATGCGCTGGTTCGCCTGCGTGACTACGAGTTCCCGGTCATGCTCAACGATACCACCCGCGCCTTCTTCGCCAAGGCCGGGGCGGCGCGCGGCGACGCCATGGGCAAGGCCATGGTCGCGGTCTCGGCAGACCCGGCCGACAAGGCCGCGGTCGCCCTGCTCGACACCGACCGGTCGTTCCATTCGATGCTGCGCACCACTTGCGTCGCCACCCTGCTTGATGGCGGCCACGCCAACAACGCCCTGCCCCAGCGCGCCGGGGCCAACGTCAATTGCCGGATATTCCCCGGCGTCACCGCCGAGGAGGTGCGAGGCACCCTGGAAACCGTCGTCGCGGACCCGCGCATGACCGTGGTCCGCACCGACAACCGCGGCCCTGACGCCAAGGCCCCGCCCCTCGACCCGAAGATCGTCGGGCCGGCCGAAAAGCTCGTCGCGAAGTATTATCCCGGTGTGCCGATGGTGCCGATGATGTCCACCGGGGCGACCGACGGGGTGTTCCTCGGGGCGGTCGGCATTCCGTCCTACGGCCCACCCGGTCTGTTCGGGAACCCGGACGGCAACGGCGTGCACGGCCTTAACGAGAGGATTTCGGTGCAGGCGGTCTATGCCGGGCGCGACCTGCTCACAGAACTTGTCACCGCCTACGCGTTCTGA
- a CDS encoding TCR/Tet family MFS transporter — protein sequence MQHRASFGIVFAIVMIDMLGFGIVTPVLPGLIIELTRVDIGTAAEYAGWLGAGYATMQFVFAPVIGNLSDRFGRRPVLLAAILMLGLDYLLQAMAPHFWWLIIGRLLAGVTGASFSAAYAYIADVTPPEKRAANFGMMGLAFGFGFVVGPAMGGLLGAISPRLPFYAASALALTNFVFGMFFLRESLAPENRRPFDWRRANALSSLRALRGRSRTVLWFVAALGAWQLAHVVYPAVWPYFAIAAYGFSTRDVGLALAMVGFSSALVQGFGLRFALPRLGERRAVVLGVAGLCASAVLYNLAQHTWQVYLAIAVGALQGFVQPPIAAFNSRAVDARSQGELQGAVQSIGSIAAIVGPPLYTQTLARFSGPHAIVNLPGMPMLLSAAISLMTLALFWKGASLLRESE from the coding sequence GCGTCGACATCGGCACAGCGGCGGAATACGCGGGCTGGCTGGGCGCCGGATATGCGACGATGCAGTTCGTGTTCGCGCCGGTCATCGGCAACCTGTCCGACCGGTTCGGGCGCAGGCCGGTGCTTCTTGCCGCGATCCTGATGCTCGGGCTGGACTACCTGCTTCAGGCCATGGCCCCGCATTTCTGGTGGCTGATCATCGGCCGGCTGCTGGCGGGCGTCACCGGCGCGAGCTTTTCGGCCGCCTACGCCTATATCGCCGACGTGACCCCGCCCGAAAAGCGCGCGGCAAACTTCGGAATGATGGGCCTTGCCTTCGGGTTCGGCTTCGTGGTCGGTCCCGCGATGGGGGGACTTCTTGGCGCGATAAGCCCGCGCCTGCCGTTCTATGCGGCATCCGCCCTCGCATTGACGAACTTCGTGTTCGGCATGTTCTTCCTGCGCGAATCGCTCGCACCGGAAAACCGCCGCCCATTCGACTGGCGGCGGGCAAACGCACTGTCGTCGCTGCGCGCGCTGCGGGGACGGAGCCGGACCGTGCTGTGGTTCGTTGCTGCGCTGGGCGCGTGGCAGCTCGCCCACGTGGTCTACCCGGCGGTCTGGCCCTATTTCGCCATCGCCGCCTACGGTTTTTCGACCCGCGACGTCGGACTGGCACTGGCGATGGTAGGGTTTTCGAGCGCGCTGGTTCAGGGCTTCGGCCTGCGCTTTGCCCTGCCGCGGCTGGGCGAGCGCCGCGCCGTGGTGCTGGGGGTGGCCGGACTGTGCGCATCGGCCGTGCTCTACAACCTCGCCCAGCACACCTGGCAGGTCTATCTGGCGATTGCCGTGGGCGCCTTGCAGGGCTTCGTCCAGCCGCCGATCGCCGCGTTCAACAGCCGCGCGGTCGATGCGCGCAGCCAGGGCGAATTGCAGGGCGCGGTGCAATCGATCGGCTCGATCGCGGCCATCGTCGGTCCGCCGCTCTATACCCAGACGCTAGCGCGGTTCAGCGGGCCGCACGCCATCGTCAACCTGCCGGGGATGCCGATGCTGCTTTCGGCGGCGATCTCGCTGATGACGCTGGCCCTGTTCTGGAAGGGCGCCTCGCTGCTGCGCGAGAGCGAATGA
- the gyrB gene encoding DNA topoisomerase (ATP-hydrolyzing) subunit B, whose product MASTNENTPNTNSYGADSIKVLKGLDAVRKRPGMYIGDTDDGSGLHHMVFEVSDNAIDEALAGHCDLVLIELNPDGSVSVEDNGRGIPTDIHAEEGVSAAEVIMTQLHAGGKFENTSDDNAYKVSGGLHGVGVSVVNALSEWLELTIWRDGKEHWMRFAHGDAEGPLVVRGPAPEGKKGTRVTFQASHETFKNVLEFDFDKLEHRYRELAFLNSGVRILLRDKRHEEIKEHDLFYEGGIAAFVKYLDRNKQPLMPEPVAISANRDGIGIDVALEWNDSYYENVLCFTNNIPQRDGGTHLAAFRAALTRTLNGYAERSGMLKKEKVSLTGDDMREGLTAIVSVKLPDPKFSSQTKDKLVSSEVRQPLESLMADKMVEWLEENPGHAKSIIQKVIDAAAAREAAKRARELTRRKGAMDIASLPGKLADCQERDPAKCELFLVEGDSAGGSAKQGRDRKTQAILPLKGKILNVERARFDRIISSKEVGTLIQAMGTGLRDEFNLEKLRYHKIVIMTDADVDGAHIRTLLLTFFHRQMPEIIKAGHLFIAQPPLYKVAKGRSEVYLKDNAAMDRYLVEAGLSGRVLETSGGARSGTDLEALVEHALRMRNLMAFVPRRYNPAIIEALALAGALEPDMTVEARDAALLRAADWLNRGDTEARWTVTLAEEGGYHVQRMWRGVTDHHMIEAGFLVSAEARKLAKLAAENAEVYAGMARLVRATAAASEADAAPAADDDGEVPAAPTVQHKDAITRPSELLEMVFAGGRKGLSIQRYKGLGEMNAEQLWETTLDPDNRSLLQVKVEDADVTDEIFTRLMGDVVEPRRDFIQENALNVANLDV is encoded by the coding sequence ATGGCCAGCACGAACGAAAACACCCCCAACACCAATTCCTACGGCGCGGATTCGATCAAGGTCCTGAAAGGCCTCGACGCGGTGCGCAAGCGCCCCGGCATGTACATCGGCGACACAGACGACGGGTCGGGCCTGCACCACATGGTGTTCGAGGTGTCGGACAACGCCATCGACGAGGCGCTGGCCGGGCACTGCGACCTCGTGCTGATCGAACTGAATCCGGACGGGTCGGTCTCGGTCGAGGACAACGGGCGCGGCATTCCCACCGACATCCACGCCGAAGAGGGCGTCTCGGCGGCCGAAGTCATCATGACCCAGCTCCACGCAGGCGGAAAGTTCGAGAATACCTCGGACGACAACGCCTACAAGGTTTCGGGCGGCCTCCATGGCGTGGGCGTGTCGGTGGTCAACGCGCTTTCGGAATGGCTGGAGCTGACGATCTGGCGCGACGGCAAGGAGCACTGGATGCGCTTCGCCCATGGTGACGCGGAAGGCCCGCTGGTCGTGCGCGGCCCCGCACCCGAGGGCAAGAAGGGCACCCGCGTGACCTTCCAGGCCAGCCACGAGACCTTCAAGAACGTGCTCGAGTTCGATTTCGACAAGCTGGAGCACCGCTACCGCGAACTCGCCTTCCTCAACTCGGGCGTCCGCATCCTGCTGCGCGACAAGCGGCACGAGGAAATCAAGGAACACGACCTGTTCTATGAAGGCGGGATCGCGGCCTTCGTGAAGTACCTCGACCGCAACAAGCAGCCCCTGATGCCCGAGCCGGTGGCGATTTCGGCCAACCGCGACGGCATCGGCATCGACGTGGCGCTGGAGTGGAACGACAGCTACTACGAGAACGTCCTGTGCTTCACCAACAACATCCCCCAGCGTGACGGCGGCACCCATCTGGCGGCCTTCCGCGCCGCGTTGACGCGCACGCTGAACGGCTATGCCGAGCGTTCGGGCATGCTGAAGAAGGAAAAGGTCTCGCTCACCGGCGACGACATGCGCGAGGGCCTGACGGCGATCGTCTCGGTCAAGCTGCCCGATCCGAAGTTCTCTTCGCAGACCAAGGACAAGCTGGTCTCCTCCGAAGTGCGCCAGCCACTTGAAAGCCTGATGGCCGACAAGATGGTCGAATGGCTCGAGGAGAACCCCGGGCACGCGAAGTCGATCATACAGAAGGTGATCGACGCCGCCGCCGCGCGCGAAGCGGCCAAGCGGGCGCGCGAACTGACGCGGCGCAAGGGCGCGATGGACATCGCCTCGCTGCCCGGCAAGCTCGCCGACTGCCAGGAGCGCGATCCCGCCAAGTGCGAACTGTTCCTGGTCGAGGGTGACTCCGCAGGCGGATCGGCCAAGCAGGGACGCGACCGCAAGACGCAGGCGATCCTGCCCCTCAAGGGCAAGATCCTCAACGTCGAACGCGCGCGCTTCGACCGGATCATCTCGTCGAAGGAAGTGGGCACGCTGATCCAGGCGATGGGCACGGGCCTGCGCGACGAGTTCAACCTGGAAAAGCTGCGCTATCACAAGATCGTGATCATGACCGACGCCGACGTCGACGGCGCGCACATCCGCACGCTCCTGCTCACGTTCTTCCATCGCCAGATGCCCGAAATCATCAAGGCCGGGCATCTCTTCATCGCCCAGCCACCGCTCTACAAGGTCGCCAAGGGCCGCAGCGAGGTCTATCTCAAGGACAACGCCGCGATGGACCGCTACCTCGTCGAGGCGGGCCTTTCGGGACGCGTTCTGGAAACCAGTGGCGGAGCGCGCAGCGGAACGGACCTCGAAGCGCTGGTCGAACATGCGCTGCGCATGCGCAATCTCATGGCATTTGTGCCGCGCCGCTACAATCCGGCCATCATCGAGGCGCTCGCGCTGGCCGGCGCGCTGGAACCCGACATGACGGTCGAAGCGCGCGATGCGGCGCTGCTGCGCGCCGCCGACTGGCTCAACCGCGGCGATACCGAGGCGCGTTGGACAGTCACGCTCGCCGAGGAAGGCGGCTACCACGTGCAGCGCATGTGGCGCGGCGTGACCGATCACCACATGATCGAAGCCGGCTTCCTGGTCAGCGCGGAAGCGCGCAAGCTGGCCAAGCTCGCCGCCGAGAACGCCGAAGTCTATGCCGGAATGGCAAGGCTGGTGCGGGCGACTGCAGCAGCTTCCGAGGCGGATGCCGCCCCTGCCGCCGATGATGACGGCGAGGTGCCCGCAGCACCGACCGTGCAGCACAAGGACGCGATCACGCGGCCGTCCGAGCTGCTCGAGATGGTCTTTGCCGGTGGCCGCAAGGGCCTTTCGATCCAGCGCTACAAGGGCCTTGGCGAGATGAACGCCGAGCAGCTCTGGGAAACCACGCTCGACCCGGACAACCGCTCGCTGCTGCAGGTCAAGGTCGAGGACGCGGACGTCACCGACGAGATCTTTACCCGCCTGATGGGCGACGTGGTCGAACCGCGCCGCGACTTCATCCAGGAAAACGCGCTGAACGTGGCAAATCTGGACGTCTGA
- a CDS encoding ligase-associated DNA damage response DEXH box helicase encodes MTLPATIADWFAGRGWRVRRHQIEMLDAARAGEHALLVADTGAGKTLAGFLPTLVDFASATPPGDGLHTLYVSPLKALAHDVQRNLLAPVEEIGLPIRVETRSGDTPSDRKARQRAKPPHVLLTTPESLSLLLSYPEAATMFAGLRRVIVDEVHAFATGKRGDLLALSLARLQAIAPGMRRAALSATVADPRDFCAWLSPGGDPGAVRLVDGEPGAKPELSILNPEDQRVPWGGHAAAWAVPQLYDEIRRNRTTLVFTNTRFLAEYIFQLLWDVNEDKLPIGIHHGSLSKEARRKVEGAMARGELRALVCTASLDLGVDWGDVDLVVQMGAPKGSSRLLQRIGRANHRLDCASRALLVPGNRFEFLEAFAAQEAVEEGRRDGEDFRPGGLDVLAQHVMACACAGPFDEKALHAEVRSAHPYRWVDEAQWNRVLEFVATGGYALRAYDRFKRIVRDRHGTWRLTHPEHAARHRLNAGIIVDAEMLDVRFRNGRSLGRVEENFGASLSPGDTFRFAGMDLEVEGVRDLELIVRAAKSAGQIPSYMGARLPLTTHLSERVRALMVDRAGWSRFPDDVREWLEMQDWRSRLPGPGTLLAESFPYEGRHYTVYYTFEGWNANQSLGMLITRRMNERGLMPLGFVANDYSLAVWGARPVDDPAPLLSPDILAHEFVEWVQESHLLRRAFREVAVISGLVERQHPGKRKSGRQVTFSTDLIYDVLRKYEPDHLLIQAAWADARARMTDVGRLGDLLDRAQGQLVHVELDRVTPLAVPVLVMIGRETLPAGAADDELLMEAETLAAAAMRAD; translated from the coding sequence ATGACGCTTCCCGCCACCATTGCAGACTGGTTCGCCGGCCGCGGCTGGCGGGTGCGCCGCCATCAGATCGAGATGCTCGATGCCGCGCGGGCGGGCGAACATGCCTTGCTGGTTGCCGATACCGGTGCAGGCAAGACGCTGGCGGGCTTTCTCCCCACGCTCGTCGACTTCGCTTCTGCCACCCCGCCCGGAGACGGGCTGCACACGCTCTACGTCTCGCCGCTCAAGGCGCTTGCGCACGACGTGCAGCGCAATCTCCTCGCCCCGGTCGAGGAGATCGGGCTGCCGATCCGCGTCGAGACGCGCAGCGGCGATACGCCGTCCGATCGCAAGGCCCGGCAGCGGGCAAAGCCGCCCCACGTGCTGCTGACCACGCCCGAATCGCTTTCGCTCCTGCTGAGCTATCCCGAGGCGGCGACGATGTTCGCGGGTCTCAGGCGAGTGATCGTCGACGAGGTCCATGCCTTTGCCACGGGCAAGCGCGGCGATCTTCTGGCGCTGTCGCTGGCGCGGTTGCAGGCCATCGCCCCGGGCATGCGGCGCGCGGCGCTTTCGGCCACCGTGGCGGACCCGCGCGACTTCTGCGCATGGCTCTCGCCCGGGGGCGATCCCGGCGCGGTCAGGCTTGTCGATGGCGAACCGGGCGCGAAGCCCGAGCTTTCGATTCTCAACCCGGAGGATCAGCGCGTGCCCTGGGGCGGTCATGCTGCCGCATGGGCCGTGCCCCAGCTCTACGACGAGATCCGGCGCAACCGCACAACCCTGGTCTTCACCAACACGCGCTTCCTTGCCGAATACATCTTCCAGCTCCTGTGGGACGTGAACGAGGACAAGCTGCCCATCGGCATCCACCACGGCTCGCTGTCGAAGGAGGCGCGCCGCAAGGTCGAGGGTGCGATGGCACGCGGCGAACTGCGCGCGCTGGTGTGCACGGCCAGCCTCGACCTCGGCGTCGACTGGGGCGATGTCGACCTTGTCGTGCAGATGGGTGCGCCCAAGGGATCTTCGCGTCTGCTGCAACGCATCGGGCGCGCCAACCACCGGCTCGATTGCGCCAGCCGGGCTCTGCTCGTGCCGGGAAACCGCTTTGAATTCCTCGAAGCCTTCGCCGCGCAGGAAGCGGTGGAGGAGGGCAGGCGCGACGGTGAGGACTTCCGTCCGGGCGGGCTCGACGTTCTTGCCCAGCATGTCATGGCCTGCGCCTGCGCGGGGCCGTTCGACGAGAAGGCGCTCCACGCCGAAGTACGATCGGCCCATCCCTATCGCTGGGTGGACGAGGCGCAGTGGAACCGCGTGCTCGAATTCGTCGCCACCGGCGGCTATGCGCTGCGGGCCTACGACCGCTTCAAGCGTATCGTGCGCGACCGGCATGGTACCTGGCGGCTGACCCACCCCGAACATGCCGCGCGGCACAGGCTCAATGCCGGGATCATCGTCGATGCCGAAATGCTCGACGTGCGCTTCCGCAACGGGCGCTCGCTCGGGCGCGTGGAAGAGAACTTCGGCGCCAGCCTGTCCCCCGGCGACACCTTCCGCTTTGCCGGCATGGATCTGGAGGTGGAGGGTGTGCGCGACCTCGAGCTGATCGTGCGCGCGGCCAAGTCCGCCGGGCAGATCCCCAGCTACATGGGCGCGCGCCTGCCGCTGACCACGCATTTGTCGGAACGCGTGCGTGCGCTAATGGTCGACCGTGCGGGCTGGTCGCGCTTCCCGGATGACGTGCGCGAGTGGCTGGAGATGCAGGACTGGCGCAGTCGCCTGCCCGGCCCCGGGACATTGCTGGCCGAAAGCTTTCCCTACGAAGGGCGGCACTACACGGTTTACTATACCTTCGAGGGCTGGAACGCGAATCAGTCGCTCGGCATGCTGATCACGCGCCGGATGAACGAGCGCGGGCTGATGCCGCTGGGCTTCGTTGCCAACGACTATTCGCTCGCCGTCTGGGGGGCACGGCCGGTGGACGACCCCGCGCCCCTGCTTTCGCCCGACATACTCGCGCACGAATTCGTCGAATGGGTGCAGGAATCGCACCTCCTGCGCCGGGCCTTCCGCGAAGTCGCGGTGATCTCCGGTCTTGTCGAGCGCCAGCACCCGGGCAAGCGCAAGTCCGGGCGGCAGGTCACCTTCTCGACCGACCTCATCTACGACGTGTTGCGCAAGTACGAACCCGACCATCTGCTGATCCAGGCGGCCTGGGCCGACGCGCGTGCCCGCATGACCGACGTGGGCCGCCTCGGCGACCTGCTGGACCGCGCGCAGGGCCAGCTCGTCCACGTCGAACTGGACCGCGTCACCCCGCTTGCCGTCCCGGTGCTGGTGATGATCGGTCGCGAAACCTTGCCTGCGGGAGCAGCCGACGACGAACTGCTGATGGAAGCGGAAACGCTGGCGGCGGCGGCAATGCGGGCGGACTGA